The following are encoded in a window of Thunnus albacares chromosome 17, fThuAlb1.1, whole genome shotgun sequence genomic DNA:
- the kat2a gene encoding histone acetyltransferase KAT2A — translation MSDPAAAQGLQPRLLQAQATGSAGSSTAATGSGSGNSDPARPGLSQQQRASQKKAQVRAFPRAKKLEKLGVFSACKASDTCKCNGWKNPNPPTATRMDLQQQAASLSEPCRSCGHALADHVSHLENVSEDEINRLLGMVVDVENLFMSVHKEEDTDTKQVYFYLFKLLRKCILQMSQPVVEGSLGSPPFEKPNIEQGVLNFVQYKFSHLAPKERQTMFELSKMFLLCLNYWKLETPTQYRQRTQKDDGTAYKVDYTRWLCYCHVPQSNDSLPRYETTQVFGRSLLKSIFTVTRRQLLEKFRVEKDKLLPEKRTLILTHFPKFLSMLEEEIYGENSPIWEADFTMPASDGTQLGHQTVISPAAVSPALSKGLSSGSSLGSMDTGGAEPITGEKRKLPEALTLEDAKRIRVMGDIPMELVNEVMMTITDPAAMLGPETNLLTPNAARDETARLEERRGIIEFHVIGNSLSQKSNKKILMWLVGLQNVFSHQLPRMPKEYITRLVFDPKHKTLALIKDGRVIGGICFRMFPTQGFTEIVFCAVTSNEQVKGYGTHLMNHLKEYHIKHNILYFLTYADEYAIGYFKKQGFSKDIKVPKSRYLGYIKDYEGATLMECELNPRIPYTELSHIIKRQKEIIKKLIERKQSQIRKVYPGLTCFKEGVRQIPVESIPGIRETGWKPSNKEKGKEVKDPDVLYNMLKNLLAQIKTHPDAWPFMEPVKKSEAPDYYEIIRFPIDLKTMTERLKNRYYVTKKLFIADLQRIITNCREYNPPDSEYCKCANTLEKFFYFKLKDGGLIEK, via the exons ATGTCGGACCCGGCGGCGGCGCAGGGCCTCCAACCCCGGCTTCTCCAAGCCCAGGCGACTGGGTCAGCTGGGTCCAGTACCGCCGCCACAGGCTCCGGGTCAGGGAACAGTGATCCGGCCAGACCGGGACTGAGCCAGCAGCAGCGTGCGAGCCAGAAGAAAGCCCAAGTTCGAGCTTTTCCACGGGCGAAAAAGCTCGAGAAACTTGGCGTATTCTCCGCATGCAAG GCTAGTGACACATGCAAGTGCAATGGATGGAAAAACCCAAATCCACCGACAGCCACTCGTATGGACCTGCAGCAGCAAGCAGCCAGCCTGAGCGAGCCGTGCCGCAGCTGTGGACATGCTCTGG CTGATCATGTGTCCCACCTGGAAAATGTGTCTGAGGACGAGATTAACAGGCTGTTGGGGATGGTGGTGGATGTTGAGAACCTTTTCATGTCTGTGCACAAAGAGGAGGACACTGATACCAAACAGGTCTACTTTTACCTTTTCAAG CTGCTGAGGAAATGCATCCTGCAGATGAGCCAGCCAGTCGTAGAGGGATCCCTCGGAAGTCCACCCTTTGAAAAGCCCAACATCGAGCAG GGGGTTTTGAATTTTGTTCAGTACAAGTTCAGCCACCTGGCACCAAAGGAAAGGCAGACCATGTTTGAGCTGTCGAAAATGTTCCTCTTGTGCCTAAATTACTGGAAGCTGGAGACGCCAACGCAGTATCGCCAGCGTACCCAGAAAGATGACGGGACAGCGTACAAAGTGGACTACACCAG GTGGCTGTGCTACTGCCATGTCCCCCAGAGTAACGACAGCCTACCGCGCTACGAAACCACTCAGGTGTTCGGCCGCAGCTTGCTAAAGTCCATCTTCACCGTGACGCGACGCCAGCTCCTGGAGAAATTCAGAGTAGAGAAGGATAAACTGCTACCAGAGAAACGCACGCTCATCCTCACACACTTCCCCAA GTTTTTGTCCATGTTGGAGGAGGAAATCTATGGCGAGAATTCACCCATTTGGGAGGCTGACTTCACCATGCCTGCCTCCGATGGCACACAGCTGGGACATCAGACAG TGATCAGTCCTGCTGCAGTATCCCCCGCTCTGTCCAAGGGTCTGAGCAGCGGCTCCTCTCTGGGCAGCATGGACACCGGAGGTGCAGAGCCCATCACAG GAGAGAAACGTAAACTTCCGGAGGCGCTGACACTGGAAGATGCCAAGCGGATCCGTGTGATGGGAGACATTCCTATGGAGTTGGTCAATGAAGTCATGATGACAATCACTGACCCTGCCGCCATGCTCGGACCAGAG ACAAATCTGCTGACTCCAAACGCTGCTCGTGATGAGACCGCCAGGCTGGAGGAGAGGCGTGGCATCATAGAGTTTCATGTCATCGGAAACTCTCTTTCCCAGAAGTCCAACAAGAAGATCTTGATGTGGCTGGTCGGCCTGCAGAACGTCTTCTCTCATCAATTACCTCGCATGCCCAAAGAGTACATCACACGACTAGTGTTTGACCC GAAGCACAAGACCCTAGCCCTTATCAAAGACGGCCGCGTCATCGGAGGCATCTGTTTTAGGATGTTTCCCACTCAGGGCTTCACGGAGATTGTCTTCTGTGCCGTCACATCCAATGAGCAAGTTAAG GGCTATGGTACCCACCTGATGAACCACCTGAAGGAGTACCACATCAAACACAACATCCTCTATTTCCTCACATACGCAGACGAGTACGCCATCGGCTACTTTAAGAAGCAG GGCTTTTCCAAAGACATCAAAGTGCCGAAGAGTCGTTACCTCGGATACATCAAAGACTATGAAGGAGCGACTCTCATGGAGTGTGAGCTGAACCCCAGAATCCCCTACACTGAGCTGTCTCATATcattaaaagacagaaagag ATCAttaagaagctgattgagagGAAACAGAGCCAGATCAGGAAGGTATACCCAGGTCTCACCTGCTTCAAAGAAGGTGTGCGACAGATCCCTGTGGAGAGTATTCCAGGCATAA GAGAGACAGGCTGGAAACCCAGTAACAAGGAAAAAGG GAAAGAGGTGAAGGACCCTGATGTGTTATACAACATGCTGAAGAACCTCCTGGCCCAGATAAAG ACCCACCCTGATGCCTGGCCCTTCATGGAACCAGTGAAAAAATCAGAAGCTCCAGATTACTACGAGATCATCCGCTTTCCCATCG ACCTGAAGACCATGACAGAGAGACTGAAGAACAGATACTATGTGACCAAGAAGCTTTTTATCGCTGACCTACAGCGAATCATCACCAACTGTCGCGAGTACAACCCTCCGGACAGCGAGTATTGCAAGTGTGCCAACACCTTGGAGAAGTTCTtctatttcaaattaaaagatgGAGGCCTGATTGAAAAATGA
- the dhx58 gene encoding probable ATP-dependent RNA helicase DHX58, which translates to MADFELYSFQREVVERALRRENIIIWLPTGGGKTRAAVYVAQKHLETTSQAKVVVLVNKVHLVDQHYNKEFKPHLGDEYTLQPVSGDSEQKDFFGKVVKKSDVVICTAQILFNALTDTEETKQVELSDITLLIIDECHHTHKEDVYNKIMRFYLEKKLKGERKLPQILGLTASPGTGGARILKNAVEHVLQICANLDSAIVSTKKHTAELKKKVPRPMKTFDIADIRLHDPFGDHLKTMMQKIHEFMTLPHDFRLRQCGTQEYEADVVLLEKRGVKDGNRVLAQCALHLRQYNDALLINDTLRMIDAYHSLKDFYSTTTTMDGTDFLVTLFQENQVELKEIANNSQYENPRMGKLQTVLLNQFGPDDKSRGILFCKTRRSTHRLHDWVLNNGALQDAGIKAAVLTGAGNGISHMTQNEQSDTISNFRDGRLNLLISTSVAEEGLDIPECNLVVRYGLLTNEIAQQQASGRARKEESQYSVVAQKGGQEERREHINEFLEELTGKAIAEVQEMSPHDFQKKIRELQKEAVTGSKVAEMHKTDKRRSFSASSVQLLCRNCFQCVASGSDIQLLDKMHYVNVNPDFQNHYKVGGQVAIERSFEDWEPGRIISCNNGNCNKDWGFEMKYRKVALLPNIAIKNFALETPEGRVTVKKWKDVSFTVEEFSFEEYCQDHFPDMTTD; encoded by the exons ATGGCAGATTTTGAACTTTACTCATTCCAACGAGAAGTGGTTGAAAGGGCTCTTCGAAGAGAGAATATAATTATCTGGCTGCCGACAGGAGGGGGAAAGACCCGTGCTGCTGTGTATGTGGCGCAAAAACATCTGGAGACTACCTCACAGGCTAAGGTGGTGGTCCTAGTAAACAag GTTCACCTAGTGGACCAACATTACAACAAAGAGTTCAAGCCTCACCTGGGCGATGAGTACACCCTGCAGCCAGTCAGTGGAGACAGTGAACAGAAGGACTTCTTTGGAAAAGTGGTGAAAAAGTCAGACGTGGTCATCTGCACTGCACAGATCTTATTCAATGCTCTGACTGACACGGAGGAAACCAAACAGGTTGAGCTCTCAG ACATTACTCTACTGATTATTGATGAGTGTCACCACACCCATAAAGAGGATGTCTACAACAAAATTATGAGATTCTACCTGGAGAAAAAGTTGAAGGGAGAACGAAAACTGCCACAGATCCTGGGTCTCACTGCATCGCCGGGGACGGGGGGTGCAAGGATTCTGAAAAACGCTGTGGAGCATGTACTGCAG ATTTGTGCCAACCTGGACTCAGCCATAGTTTCAACCAAAAAGCACACTGCTGAGCTGAAGAAGAAGGTTCCCAGACCCATGAAGACATTTGACATTGCGGATATAAGGCTTCAC gATCCATTCGGGGATCATCTGAAGACGATGATGCAGAAGATCCATGAGTTCATGACCCTTCCTCATGACTTCAGACTGAGACAGTGCGGCACACAAGAGTATGAGGCAGATGTGGTGCTTCTAGAGAAGAGAG GGGTAAAAGATGGCAACAGAGTTCTGGCACAATGTGCACTCCATCTCAGACAATACAATGACGCCCTGCTCATCAATGACACCCTGCGAATGATAGATGCTTACCACTCCTTAAAGGATTTCTACAGTACCACCACCACCATGGATGGAACAGACTTCCTGGTGACACTTTTCCAAG AGAATCAAGTGGAGCTGAAGGAAATAGCAAATAATTCTCAGTATGAGAACCCCAGAATGGGCAAACTTCAAACCGTTCTTCTAAATCAGTTTGGTCCAGATGACAAATCAAGAGGGATCCTCTTCTGTAAAACTCGTAGAAGCACCCACCGCCTACATGACTGGGTCCTCAACAATGGAGCCTTACAGGACGCTGGCATCAAGGCAGCAGTCCTCACAGGGGCTGGCAATGGCATTAGTCACATGACACAG AATGAGCAGTCAGACACGATCAGCAATTTCCGCGATGGTAGACTTAACCTCCTAATCTCCACCAGTGTGGCTGAAGAAGGCCTTGACATCCCTGAATGCAACCTGGTGGTACGCTATGGATTGCTTACAAATGAGATTGCCCAGCAGCAGGCCAGCGGACGTGCCCGGAAAGAAGAAAGCCAGTACTCAGTGGTTGCACAGAAAGGGGGACAGGAAGAGCGCAGAGAACACATCAATGAATTTCTGGAAGAGCTGACTGGAAAAGCCATTGCTGAGGTCCAAGAGATGAGCCCCCATGATTTTCAAAAAAAG ATAAGGGAGCTTCAAAAAGAGGCAGTTACTGGCAGTAAAGTTGCAGAGATGCACAAAACGGACAAGAGGAGAAGCTTCTCTGCGTCCAGTGTCCAGCTCTTGTGTCGaaactgttttcagtgtgtggCATCTGGCAGTGACATTCAACTTCTTGACAAAATGCACTATGTCAACGTGAATCCTGACTTTCA GAATCACTACAAAGTCGGTGGGCAGGTTGCAATAGAGAGGAGTTTTGAGGACTGGGAGCCTGGACGCATAATCAGTTGCAATAATGGCAACTGCAACAAG GATTGGGGATTTGAGATGAAGTACAGGAAGGTCGCCCTGTTGCCCAATATAGCCATTAAGAACTTTGCCCTGGAGACCCCTGAGGGCAGGGTGACTGTGAAGAAGTGGAAGGATGTTTCTTTCACCGTTGAAGAGTTCAGCTTTGAAGAATACTGCCAAGACCACTTCCCTGACATGACCACTGATTGA